In one window of Bemisia tabaci chromosome 4, PGI_BMITA_v3 DNA:
- the LOC140223789 gene encoding intraflagellar transport protein 46 homolog: MLAFSDQCLITIIFFRMYDPREYENLPVPQELKEIFSYITKYTPQTISLDYKLEPFIPDYIPAVGDIDAFLKVPRPDGKEDQLGLIVLDEPCANQSEPAVLQLQLQTMLKQPTVLPTVVKKIDDPAKNAKVIDRWIKDIGDLHKTRPPPTVHYTR; the protein is encoded by the exons ATGCTGGCTTTTTCTGATCAATGTCTAATCACAATAATCTTTTTCAGGATGTACGATCCTAGGGAGTATGAAAATTTACCAGTGCCTCAGGAACTGAAGGAGATTTTCTCCTACATTACAAA GTATACTCCCCAAACGATCTCGCTGGACTACAAACTCGAGCCATTCATACCTGACTACATACCTGCAGTTGGGGACATCGACGCCTTTTTGAAAGTTCCCAGGCCCGATGGCAAGGAAGACCAACTCGGTTTGATCGTGTTGGACGAACCATGCGCGAACCAAAGCGAACCGGCCGTGCTCCAACTACAACTCCAAACGATGTTGAAACAACCAACAGTCCTACCGACG GTTGTGAAGAAAATTGACGACCCGGCGAAAAATGCGAAAGTGATCGATCGATGGATAAAGGATATAGGTGATCTCCACAAAACGAGGCCGCCCCCTACGGTGCATTATACGAGGTGA